The Rhododendron vialii isolate Sample 1 chromosome 5a, ASM3025357v1 genome contains a region encoding:
- the LOC131327678 gene encoding uncharacterized protein LOC131327678 — translation MNRTQAMNEFCKRRPPTFHGDTNPVIAETWLNEVNMILRTLGITRDGDRVALATYQLKGEARYWWDLMEATHDVDTMTFAEFEALFLDKYFPTPLRLAKEQEFLNLKQGTMTVTQYAAKFEELSCYAQTAIATEDKKARRFEWGLTTARRAVVAQAFPTYADVVKCALRLESEENDFKTRWRKATGNVGGPIRTQPSSNNRGPYPTKPFTLIQNNQPWRATALGRGEPQRVGQDKASVQCFNCQAMGHYKRECPQPPRERNGSFGN, via the coding sequence ATGAACAGAACTCaagcaatgaacgagttctgcaagcGACGACCCCCGACTTTCCATGGAGACACCAACCCTGTCATAGCCGAGACATGGCTCAATGAGGTCAATATGATCCTCAGAACCCTAGGGATCACCAGGGatggagaccgtgtggccttggccaccTACCAGCTAAAGGGAGAAGCCCGAtactggtgggatctgatggaggcaacTCATGATGTTGACACCATGACGTTTGCCGAGTTTGAAGCTCTGTTCCTTGACAAGTACTTCCCCACGCCCCTTCGTCtggccaaggaacaagagttcctaaATCTGAAACAGGGAACGATGACCGttacccagtacgcggccaaattcgAGGAACTATCCTGTTACGCCCAAACTGCCATCGCAACCGAGGACAAGAAAGCAAGAAGGTTCGAATGGGGGCTGACCACCGCTAGAAGAGCTGTGGTGGCTCAAGCTTTCCCCACCTATGCTGATGTCGTGAAGTGTGCTCTTCGGTTAGAAAGCGAGGAGAATGACTTCAagactcgatggaggaaggcgacaggCAACGTTGGcggaccaatccgaacccaaccatccagcaacaaccgtggaccctacccTACTAAGCCCTTTACCCTGATTCAGAACAACCAACCTTGGAGGGCTACTGCACTAGGGCGTGGTGAGCCGCAGAGAGTCGGCCAAGACAAAGCATCGGTTCAATGCTTCAACTGCCAAGCCATGGGCCACTACAAGCGTGAATGCCCCCAGCCTCCGAGAGAAAGGAATGGGAGCTTTGGAAATTAG